Part of the Fusarium musae strain F31 chromosome 3, whole genome shotgun sequence genome, CCACGAGCAGCTCCAGCGTACGATCGTCACCGTCCTTGGCCCTCAAGCAACTATTCCTGGCGTTTCCGAGGCCACCGAATTCAATGGCATCATTGTTGAAGAGATTGGTAACGTCGATGCTGTGGAGGAGGTTAAGCAGGCTTGGGAGGCTCTTCAGAATGTTGATCTTCTGGATGTTACAGACCAGGGCAAGGAACGATGGGTACGAGCCGAGAACCTCTACAACGAGCGTACGACCCGTGTAGAGAACTCCATCATCCGCAGACTTCGAGAGCGACTGGCCACAGCGAAGACTGCAAACGAGATGTTCCGAGTATTCTCCAAATTCAACGCCCTTTTCGTGCGCCCAAAGATTCGTGGCGCCATTCAGGAATACCAGAACCAGCTCATGGACCACGTCAAGCAAGCGATCAACGGCCTCCATGAGCGGTTCAAGCAACAGTATGGCCATTCAGAAACTCACGCTATGGCTCAACTACGCGATCTCCCTCCTGTTTCGGGTGCTATCATCTGGGCTCGTCAGATTGAGTTCCAGCTTGATGGATACATGCGAAAGGTTGAAGCTGTTCTTGGTCCGGACTGGACTCTGCACGCCGAAGGCCATAAGCTTCAGGAGGAGAGCGAACTATTCAAGCAGAAACTCGACACGAGCCGAATCTATGATGCCTGGCTAAATGACGTCGGAAGACGCAAGATTTCAATTTCGGGACAGCTTTTCGATATTGCTCGTGTAAGATCCGCTGGTGGTATTCTCGAGCTTGCTGTGAACTTTGACCCGCAAGTCATCACCTTGTTCAAGGAGACTCGTAATCTTACTTGGCAATCGTACTCAGTCCCACATGCTGTGACGACTGTATCCAAGGATGCGAAGCGAGTCTATCCCTATGCTGTCAGCCTCATGGAGAGTGTGAGAACCCTTTCACAGACTCTGCGTCAAATTTCTGCCATGGGAGAGGAGTCTGTTCTTCTTAATGGTTATCGAAATGATGTTTACAGGCTCATCGGGGAGGGTGTACCGCTACGATGGGAATCCTTCATTAACTCGCATGAGTTATTCTACTCTGAAAATAGACAGACTCGCCCTTTGCTGCCCGGTGGAACCGATTTCGGCCTGGCCAAGAATACCGAGAGCAAGCATGGTATGTTTATCCGTGGATTTGCAGCAGCTGTATCGGTTCTCCAGCAGAAGGCAGTCTCTTTGAACTTCATCCATACTACTGTTGAACAAGCCCTGAAGGAACTCAACACTTGCCCCTATGACGAAGCTGCGTTCCATAGTCGCTTGGATACGATCCAATCGGCTGTGGATCAACTGAACCTGGAACAATATGTCAACCTAGACTTCTGGGTGCGAGAACTGAACGCCAAGATTCAGTCTATCCTCCTGACTCGCCTTCAGAGTGCAGTTCACTCGTGGATCACCGCATTTGAGGATGATACACCCGAAGAGGAAACTCGTCGAAAGACCAATACTGATGAGACCAAGTCCGAAACGCCCACAATGAAgcgtcttgttcttgaagtgGTCATGCGTAACCAAGTAATTTATCTTGACCCTCCCCTGGAGTTTGCGCGTGCGAGCTGGTTCCTTCACCTTCATGAGTGGCTTGGAATTGTCTGCAACCTCcgcaagatcaaggccacCCGCTATCAGATGAGTCTCACTACTGGTGCTCACGATGAGGCCCGGTTTACCGACCTACCCACCGAGTGCGCCGGACTTCTGCAGCGTGTATATATTTCGGTTGAAAAGAAGCTTCAGGAGATTAGTGCGTATGTTGACAAATGGCTTCAGTTTCAGTCACTCTGGGACCTTCAGTCTGAACAAGTTTACGATGCTCTCGGCGAGCCACTCCCTCGATGGCTGCAGCTTTTACAGGATCTCCGCAAAAACCGCTCAACTTTTGACACGCAAGAGGTTAGCCGGGAATTTGGACATCTCACTGTTGATTATGATCAAGTGCAGACCAAGGTCAACGCGAAGTATGACCAGTGGCAACATGAAATTCTGATGAAGTTCGCCAGCCGCCTTGGCAATCGCATGCGCGACATTAATGCAGAGATTGAGAAGGCGCGCAAGCACCTCGAGAGTCAAAGCTCCGACGCCTCATCAACTGCACAGGCCGTGCAATTCATCACAGTCGTTCAGAGTTGCAAACGCAACGTGAAAGCATGGGCGCCCGAGATTGATATGTTTCGTCAAGGACAATCCATGCTTGTAAGACAACGATACCAGTTCCCTAATGACTGGCTTCACATTGAGCAGATAGACAGCCAGTGGGAGGCTTTGAAGGAGattctcgagaagaagtcaagaatCGTTCAAGAACAAAGCGATGCTTTAAGAGCCAAGATCACTGCTGAGGATAAGTTGGTCAACGAACGAATTGCCGAGATTGCCGCCCAATGGAATGAAGAGAAGCCAGTGTCTGGCACCATTCAACCTGACGTTGCTTCCGCTACCTTGTCTTCCTTCGAGGCACGCATCTCGAAGTTGCAGGACGATGCCCAAATGGTTGTCAAGGCTAAAGAAGCCCTCGATATTGCTGCTAGCATGGATACTTCTCTTGAGTCTACTCTGGAGGAGGTAAGGGATTTCCAGTCTGTTTGGTCGAACCTTTCTACTATATGGGCGAGTCTCAATGAAACACGAGATATTCTCTGGACTGCTGTCCAACCACGAAAGATCCGGTCCAAGGTTGATGACCTTATCAAGAGTACCAAGGACATGCCAAGCAGGATGCGCCAGTATGCCGCTTTCGAGCATGTGCAGGGAATTCTGCGTGGCTTCCTCAAGGTCAACCCCATCTTATCCGACCTGAAGTCTGACGCTATCCGCGAGCGTCACTGGGTTAAGATCTATAAACAGATTAAGCCCCAGAAACGATTTTCTCCTAGCTCCATGActcttggtgatgtttggGATCTTAACCTGATTGCGACCGAAGTCATCGTCAAAGACATTATTGCCCAAGCCCAGGGTGAGATGGCCCTCGAGGAATTTCTAAAGCAAGTTCGCGAGACTTGGCAGAACTACGCATTGGAGATGGTCAACTATCAGAACAAGATCCGCCTCATCCGCGGCTGGGACGATCTTTTTGCCAAGTGCAGCGAAAACCTCAACTCACTTCAGGCGATGAAGCACTCCCCTTACTACAAAGAGtttgaggaagaagctgtgTCTTGGGAAGACAAGCTCAACCGTGTTCATGTGCTCTTTGATGTCTGGATTGATGTCCAGCGTCAGTGGGTTTACCTCGAGGGTGTCTTCACTGGTAACGCTGATATCAAGCACCTCCTCCCTATTGAGTCTGGACGCTTCCAGAATATCAACAGCGAGTTCCTGGCTGTTATGAAGAAAGCCAACAAGTCACCATACGTATTGGAAGTTCTCAACATTCCTAACGTGCAAAAATCATTGGAACGGCTTGCTGAAATGCTTAACAAGATCCAGAAGGCTCTTGGCGAGTATCTAGAGAAGGAACGTGTTTCATTCCCTCGATTCTACTTTGTGGGTGACGAAGACTTGCTCGAGATGATTGGTAACAGTAACGACACGTTACGCATTGCCAAGCACTTCAAGAAAATGTTTGCGGGCCTATCAGGGCTCGTCATGGACGATGAGACTGTTATATCTGGCTTCACTTCCAAAGAGGGTGAGGTGGTTCGGCTGAagaaagatatttctttggCGAAAACCCCCAAGATCAACGACTGGCTAGCCCTTTTGGAGGGTGGCATGAAGTCAACCCTTGCCGAGCTCCTCGCTGAGGCTGTCGATCATTACACCCCTATCTTCGAATCAGAGAAGATTGATCGTGATGCATTAAATGCGTTCATGGATGCCTATCCCAGTCAGATTGTAGTTCTAGCCACGCAAGTTGCTTGGACCACAGCTGTCGAACAATCGCTTTCTGATGGCGGCAGTAATTTGAAGATGCTGTTTGATCGGGAGGTTGAAGTTCTCCGTGTGCTTGCAGACACCGTCCTTGGCGAACTCGAAGTTATCCTGAGGAAGAAATGTGAACAGCTGATTACAGAATGTGTCCACCAGCGTGATACAATTGAGAAGCTTATCAACGCTAATGCTAGTTCCACCAGCCATTACCTTTGGCAGCTACAAATGAGATACATCTACAATCCTGATGGCGAGTTTCTCGACCGCCTTTACATCAAGATGGCAAATGCCAAACTCAACTATGGTTTCGAATACCTGGGAGTTCCGGAACGTCTTGTTCGCACACCGCTGACTGATCGTTGTTTCCTTACTCTTACTCAAGCTTTGTGCCAACGTCTTGGTGGTTCTCCTTATGGACCCGCTGGTACAGGTAAGACAGAGTCAGTCAAGGCTCTCGGTGTGCAGCTGGGTAGATTCACCCTTGTCTTCTGCTGTGACGACACTTTCGATTTCCAAGCTATGGGTCGCATTTTTCTTGGTATCTGCCAGGTTGGTGCTTGGGGTTGCTTCGACGAGTTCAATCGTCTGGAAGAACGAATCCTCTCGGCCGTCTCTCAACAGATTCAGAACATCCAGCTGGGCCTAAAGCAAGGAGCTGAAGATGATCAATCGCAAATTGAGTTGGTCGGCCGCCAGCTCCATGTCAACGAAAACACAGGTATCTTTATCACCATGAACCCTGGCTATGCTGGTCGCTCCAACCTGCCCGAcaacttgaagaagcttttCCGAAGCGTCGCCATGTCCAAGCCAGATAAGGAGCTCATCGCTGAAGTTATGCTTTACTCCCAAGGCTTTAACCAAGCCAAGCAATTATCCAAACACACGGTTCCCTTCTTTGACCAATGTTCTGGCAAACTGTCCAAGCAAGCACATTACGATTTCGGCCTGCGTGCGCTGAAGAGTGTTCTTGTCAGTTCCGGTGGTTTGAAACGTGCTCGTCTGGGTGAGGGCAGTCTGGGAGCCGAAGAGGTCGTCGAACCCGAAATTCTTGTGCAAAGTATCCGAGAAACCATTGCACCTAAGCTGATCAAGTCCGATGTCGACATCATGATGACTATTGAAGCCGATTGCTTTCCTGGTGTGCAGTACGTTCCAGCCAACCTTGTGGAATTGGAAGATGCCATCCGAACCCTCGCTGCCGAACGTCACCTTGTGGTCAACGAGCTTTGGATGACAAAGGTTCTCCAGCTGTACCAGATTCAGAAAATCCACCACGGTGTGATGATGGTCGGCAactctggctctggaaaATCAGCAGCCTGGAGACTTTTGCTTGATGCACTCCAAAAGGTCGAGGGCGTTGAGGGCGTCTCACATGTCATCGACTCCAAGGTCATGTCCAAGGAGGCTCTGTACGGAAATCTTGACTCTACCACTCGCGAGTGGACCGATGGTCTGTTCACTAGCATCCTCCGAAAGATCGTCGACAACCTCCGTGGTGAGGATTCCAAGCGACACTGGATTGTAttcgatggtgatgttgatccTGAGTGGGTCGAAAATCTGAACAGTGTTCTTGACGACAACAAGCTTCTCACGCTTCCAAACGGAGAGCGCCTCAATCTACCCTCCAACGTCCGAATCATGTTTGAAGTCGAGACGCTCAAATATGCAACACTGGCTACAGTCAGTCGTTGCGGTATGGTCTGGTTTAGTGAGGACACTGTGTCACCCAACATGATGGTTGAAAACTATCTGTCCACACTCAGCAGCGTTCCCTTCGAGGACTTGGATGAAGACAGCGTTGCCACCGGCCAAAACCCTGCTAAGACTTTGTCTGTGCAGAGCGAGTTTGCTGCCTTGCTTCGTATCTACCTTACCGAGGAGGATCTGATTCTCCAGGCCCTGAAGCGAGCCGAGGCCTACAACCACATCATGGAGTTTACAGTCGCACGTGTTTTGACTACTCTTTTCTCACTGCTCAATAAAGCAGTTCGTGATGCAATTGAATACAATGGCCAGCATTCCGACTTCCCTCTTGAGTCTGAACAGATAGAAGCGTTTATCTCAAAGAAGCTTCTCTTGGCACTCGTTTGGGCCCTCACCGGTGATTGCCCCCTGAATGACAGAAAGGCCTTCGGCGACGAGCTTTGTGCTTTGGCAAACTTTGGTTCACCTCCTCTTGATGGCACAAGCTCACTCATCGACTTCGATGTTACTTTACCTAAATCCGAATGGGCACCATGGCAAAACCAGGTTCCTTCTGTGGAAGTCAACACTCATTCTATTACCCAGACCGATGTGGTCATTCCTACTCTGGATACTGTCCGCCACGAAGATGTTCTGTACTCGTGGCTTGCCGAGCACAAGCCGCTACTCCTCTGCGGTCCTCCTGGTTCTGGTAAAACAATGACTTTATTCAGTGCGCTTCGGAAGCTGCCAAACATGGAGGTCGTCGGCCTGAACTTCTCCAGTGCAACCACACCCGATCTGCTCATCAAAACCTTTGAGCAATACTGCGAGTACAAGAAGACATTGAACGGTGTGATGCTATCCCCAACCCAAATCGGTCGATGGCTTGTTGTTTTCTGCGATGAGATCAACTTGCCCGCGCCAGATAAATACGGAACTCAACGCGCCATATCCTTCCTGCGCCAAATGGTCGAGCACAACGGTTTCTGGCGAACGTCCGATAAGTCCTGGGTTACACTCGACCGCATTCAATTTGTTGGTGCCTGCAATCCTCCTACAGATGCTGGACGTACCCCTATGGGTGCTCGATTCCTCCGACACGCACCTTTGATCATGGTCGACTATCCTGGTGAACTGTCCCTCAACCAAATTTACGGCACCTTCAATTCCGCTGTTCTCAAGATCGTCCCATCTCTCAGGGGATACTCTGAGGCTCTTACTCATGCCATGGTTCGCTTCTATCTCGAATCTCAACAGAGGTTCACGCCAAAGATTCAACCCCACTATGTATACAGTCCCCGTGAGCTAACGCGATGGGTTCGTGGCGTTTACGAAGCTATTCGACCTCTGGAGGCCTTATCTATTGAAGGTCTGATCCGAATCTGGGCTCACGAAGCTCTTCGTCTGTTCCAGGATCGTCTGGTCGCCGAAGACGAGCGACAGTGGACCGACGAAAGTGTGCGCCGCATCGCACTTGAATACTTTCCCAACATCGACGAGGAGAAGGCCCTGGGAGGGCCTATTCTGTTCTCGAACTGGTTGTCCAAGAATTACGTTCCGGTTGACCGTGAACAGCTAAGAGATTTTGTCAAGGCGAGATTGAAAACGTTTTGCGAAGAGGAGGTTGACGTTCCTCTAATTCTGTTCAACGACGTCTTGGAGCATGTGTTGCGCATTGATCGTGTCTTCCGGCAGCCCCAGGGTCATCTTATCTTAATTGGTGTGAGTGGTAGTGGCAAAACCACCTTGTCTCGTTTCGTGGCCTGGATGAACGGCCTCAAAGTCTTCCAGATCAAGGTCCACGGCAAGTATTCTGCTGaggactttgatgatgatcttcGAGACGTCCTTCGTCGTTGTGGCTGCAAGGGTGAGAAGATCTGCTTTATCATGGATGAGTCAAACGTTTTGGATTCAGGATTTCTCGAAAGAATGAACACTCTCCTTGCCAACGCCGAAGTGCCAGGTCTTTTTGAAGGAGACGAATACGCTGCTCTTATGACAGCATGCAAGGAGGGTGCTCAGCGACAAAACCTGCACCTTGACTCCCCAGAAGAGTTATATAAGTGGTTTACCCAGCAAATTGTGAAGAACCTACATGTTGTCTTCACCATGAACCCCCCCGAGGACGGCCTCTCTTCCAAGGCTGCTACCAGTCCTGCCTTGTTCAACCGTTGTGTTCTCAATTGGTTCGGTGACTGGTCCGACCAAGCCCTGTTCCAGGTCGGCCATGAGCTCACCCAGTCTATCGATCTGGACCGAAGCAATTTCGAATGCCCTGATACCGTCCCTGTGGCCTATCGTGGCCTGCAGCTGCCTCCATCCCATCGCGAGACCGTTGTCAACTCTATGGTTTACATTCACTACTCCTTGCAGCGGTACAAtgagaagctcttcaagcAACAGGGCAAGGTCACTTTCCTGACCCCTCGTCACTTCCTCGATTTCGTTGCCCAGTACGTCAAGCTTTATAACGAGAAACGGGAGGATCTCGAGGAACAGCAACGCCACCTGAATGTTGGCCTAGAGAAGCTCAGAGACACTGTCGACAAGGTTCGAGATCTAAGAGTAAGCctggcagagaagaagaaacaactGGAGCAGAAGGATGCCGAGGCCAATGAGAAGCTGCAACGAATGGTGGCTGATCAGCGACTGGCGGAGCAAGAAAAGACCGCATCGCTTGAGATCCAGGCTGCTTTGGATAAGcaagaagttgaggttgCGTCACGGAAGAAGGTTGTGCTGGAGGATCTGGCAAAGGCAGAACCTGCGGTCGAGGAAGCAAAGGCTAGCGTCAGTAACATCAAGCGTCAACACTTGACTGAAGTCAGATCCATGGGCAATCCACCTCAAGGTGTGCGGCTTGCTATGGACGCCGTGTGTACGCTTCTTGGCCACAGGATCAACGATTGGAAGGCCGTACAGGGTATCGTACGAAAGGATGACTTCATCGCTAGCATTCTCATGTTCGACAACGCCAAGCAAATGACGAAGGCTCTCAGGAACAAGATGCGTAACGATTTCCTGTCCAACCCTGAATTCACATTCGAGAAGGTCAACCGCGCCTCGAAGGCCTGCGGACCCCTCGTTCAGTGGGTCAGCGCTCAAGTCAACTACTTCGACATTCTTGATCGTGTTGGCCCTCTCAAGCTCGAGGTCGAGGAATTGGAGGAGAAAGCTCTGAACACCAAAGCAGACGCCAAGGCTGTGCAGAACAAGATTGCAGACCTGGAATCTAGCATAAATAGGTACAAGACGGAATATGCTGCGCTGATTAGCGAGACACAATCTATCAAAGCCGAGATGTCCAAGGTCCAGTTCAAGGTCGATCGCAGTGTTAGGCTTCTCGACAGCTTGTCCTCGGAACGAGTTCGCTGGGAAGAGGGAAGCAAGTCTTTTGAGATCCAAATCAGCACATTGGTCGGAGATGtccttgttgctgctgctttctTGGCCTACAGCGGTCTCTATGACCAGACTTTCCgaaagttgatgatggatgattggTTCCACCAGCTTCACCTCTCTGGCATACATTACAAATCTCCCAACCCTGTCACGGAATACTTGTCGACTGCGGATGAACGTCTGGGTTGGCAAGAGAACACCCTGCCCGTTGACGACTTATGCACAGAGAATGCCATTATTCTCAAGCGCTTCAACCGTTATCCTCTCATCATTGACCCCTCTGGACGAGTCACAGAGTTCCTGCAGAGAGAATGCAAAGATCGACGCCTGACAGTGACTAGTTTCTTGGATGATACGTTTACCAAGCAACTCGAGAGTTCTCTTCGGTTCGGAAACCCCATCCTAATCCAGGATGCGGAGCATTTGGATCCCATTCTCAACCACGTCCTCAACAAGGAATACCAGAAGACAGGTGGCCGTGTCCTCATTCAACTGGGCAAGCAGGAGATCGACTTTTCGCCTGCCTTCAAGATCTATCTATCCACTCGTGACCCATCGGCTACTTTCGCTCCTGATATTTGCAGTCGAACCACTTTTGTCAACTTTACTGTCACACAGAGCAGTCTTCAGACTCAGTCTCTTAACGATGTACTCAAGTCTGAGCGTCCTGATGTTGACGAGCGGCGTTccaacctcatcaagcttcaggGAGAGTTCAAGGTCCATTTGCGACAGCTGGAGAAACGACTACTTCAGGCCCTCAACGAGTCTCGTGGCAACATTCTCGATGATGACAACGTCATTGAAACTCTAGAGACTCTCAAGACTGAGGCTGCAGAAATTTCTGGCAAGATGAGCAGCACCGAAGGTGTCATGGCTGAAGTCGAGGAGATTACACAACAGTACAGTATCGTCGCCCGATCATGTAGTGCCGTCTTTGCTGTTCTTGAACAACTCCACTACCTCAACCATTTCTACCAATTCTCGCTCCAGTACTTCCTCGACATTTTCCATTCGGTGCTCCACGGAAACAAAAATTTGGCTGGCCAGACTGACCACAATATCAGGCGTGATGTTATCGTCAAGGATCTTTTCATCAACACGTTCAAGCGAACCGCTCTGGGTCTGCTCCAGAAGGATCGGGTGACTCTTGGGATGCTCCTCGCACAGGCTTCGCCCTACAAGATGGACAAGTCTTTGATTGACATCATCCTCGATAACAGTGTTGAAGGTAAGGACCTCTCTTCAGATCCCGATGAGAGAGATCTGGCCTTCacccaggccaagaagattggTGTTCTCAAGGAAAAATTGGACGCCGTCCCTGCTGAGGATTGGGATAAGTTCTTTACCGAGGAGTTAGCCGAGAACGCTGTGCCACCGATCTGGGATGATAGGACCGAGGCCATGGATCGAGCACTCCTGTCTCTTCTGCTCGTAAAGTTTTTCAGGATGGACCGGTTTGTTCCTGCTGCTGAACGTTTCGTCAACGAGGTTTTTGG contains:
- the DHC1 gene encoding Dynein heavy chain cytoplasmic (EggNog:ENOG41) gives rise to the protein MEVTSPAVPSPGASANGVTSSPTFPTIEPERVVEHLASVCEVALGATRDELEQVGSLLHKSRYSETISRCTRFASDTQNVLYIQKDFANSSAVEPGADPSSPVSYNYTLSTEISSSPTTVASLVLIKSPQPIDPARPLTSQIFITNLPGPASLNAGVGEQGSVLSPWEVLHSQVHHALVPYFDANTKSQQLANGSRGRADVDAKTGIPVTKKRLNDLELSLLHLQQNVDIPEISLTFHSIVQNVLDDAEAHNNRPSIDGIPQNLLQDSTFLNRLQANVNTWIKSIQGITKLTKDPSSNANQEFSTASQEVNFWLSMESALEGIEGQLRSEGVLLTLEILKHAKRFQATVSFTADTGLKEAMDKVQKYNQLMRDFPLDELLSATSLPKVGEAIHQIFSHLNKKLRICPYPIRRALPLVEAISADLDDVLHRLLTGTELVNLDYQQFKNIMQTCDQIFQIWEENVKEFTNVAREVTRRRNEKFIPIKIVKKHSELETRIKYVSTFRDNHEQLQRTIVTVLGPQATIPGVSEATEFNGIIVEEIGNVDAVEEVKQAWEALQNVDLLDVTDQGKERWVRAENLYNERTTRVENSIIRRLRERLATAKTANEMFRVFSKFNALFVRPKIRGAIQEYQNQLMDHVKQAINGLHERFKQQYGHSETHAMAQLRDLPPVSGAIIWARQIEFQLDGYMRKVEAVLGPDWTLHAEGHKLQEESELFKQKLDTSRIYDAWLNDVGRRKISISGQLFDIARVRSAGGILELAVNFDPQVITLFKETRNLTWQSYSVPHAVTTVSKDAKRVYPYAVSLMESVRTLSQTLRQISAMGEESVLLNGYRNDVYRLIGEGVPLRWESFINSHELFYSENRQTRPLLPGGTDFGLAKNTESKHGMFIRGFAAAVSVLQQKAVSLNFIHTTVEQALKELNTCPYDEAAFHSRLDTIQSAVDQLNLEQYVNLDFWVRELNAKIQSILLTRLQSAVHSWITAFEDDTPEEETRRKTNTDETKSETPTMKRLVLEVVMRNQVIYLDPPLEFARASWFLHLHEWLGIVCNLRKIKATRYQMSLTTGAHDEARFTDLPTECAGLLQRVYISVEKKLQEISAYVDKWLQFQSLWDLQSEQVYDALGEPLPRWLQLLQDLRKNRSTFDTQEVSREFGHLTVDYDQVQTKVNAKYDQWQHEILMKFASRLGNRMRDINAEIEKARKHLESQSSDASSTAQAVQFITVVQSCKRNVKAWAPEIDMFRQGQSMLVRQRYQFPNDWLHIEQIDSQWEALKEILEKKSRIVQEQSDALRAKITAEDKLVNERIAEIAAQWNEEKPVSGTIQPDVASATLSSFEARISKLQDDAQMVVKAKEALDIAASMDTSLESTLEEVRDFQSVWSNLSTIWASLNETRDILWTAVQPRKIRSKVDDLIKSTKDMPSRMRQYAAFEHVQGILRGFLKVNPILSDLKSDAIRERHWVKIYKQIKPQKRFSPSSMTLGDVWDLNLIATEVIVKDIIAQAQGEMALEEFLKQVRETWQNYALEMVNYQNKIRLIRGWDDLFAKCSENLNSLQAMKHSPYYKEFEEEAVSWEDKLNRVHVLFDVWIDVQRQWVYLEGVFTGNADIKHLLPIESGRFQNINSEFLAVMKKANKSPYVLEVLNIPNVQKSLERLAEMLNKIQKALGEYLEKERVSFPRFYFVGDEDLLEMIGNSNDTLRIAKHFKKMFAGLSGLVMDDETVISGFTSKEGEVVRLKKDISLAKTPKINDWLALLEGGMKSTLAELLAEAVDHYTPIFESEKIDRDALNAFMDAYPSQIVVLATQVAWTTAVEQSLSDGGSNLKMLFDREVEVLRVLADTVLGELEVILRKKCEQLITECVHQRDTIEKLINANASSTSHYLWQLQMRYIYNPDGEFLDRLYIKMANAKLNYGFEYLGVPERLVRTPLTDRCFLTLTQALCQRLGGSPYGPAGTGKTESVKALGVQLGRFTLVFCCDDTFDFQAMGRIFLGICQVGAWGCFDEFNRLEERILSAVSQQIQNIQLGLKQGAEDDQSQIELVGRQLHVNENTGIFITMNPGYAGRSNLPDNLKKLFRSVAMSKPDKELIAEVMLYSQGFNQAKQLSKHTVPFFDQCSGKLSKQAHYDFGLRALKSVLVSSGGLKRARLGEGSLGAEEVVEPEILVQSIRETIAPKLIKSDVDIMMTIEADCFPGVQYVPANLVELEDAIRTLAAERHLVVNELWMTKVLQLYQIQKIHHGVMMVGNSGSGKSAAWRLLLDALQKVEGVEGVSHVIDSKVMSKEALYGNLDSTTREWTDGLFTSILRKIVDNLRGEDSKRHWIVFDGDVDPEWVENLNSVLDDNKLLTLPNGERLNLPSNVRIMFEVETLKYATLATVSRCGMVWFSEDTVSPNMMVENYLSTLSSVPFEDLDEDSVATGQNPAKTLSVQSEFAALLRIYLTEEDLILQALKRAEAYNHIMEFTVARVLTTLFSLLNKAVRDAIEYNGQHSDFPLESEQIEAFISKKLLLALVWALTGDCPLNDRKAFGDELCALANFGSPPLDGTSSLIDFDVTLPKSEWAPWQNQVPSVEVNTHSITQTDVVIPTLDTVRHEDVLYSWLAEHKPLLLCGPPGSGKTMTLFSALRKLPNMEVVGLNFSSATTPDLLIKTFEQYCEYKKTLNGVMLSPTQIGRWLVVFCDEINLPAPDKYGTQRAISFLRQMVEHNGFWRTSDKSWVTLDRIQFVGACNPPTDAGRTPMGARFLRHAPLIMVDYPGELSLNQIYGTFNSAVLKIVPSLRGYSEALTHAMVRFYLESQQRFTPKIQPHYVYSPRELTRWVRGVYEAIRPLEALSIEGLIRIWAHEALRLFQDRLVAEDERQWTDESVRRIALEYFPNIDEEKALGGPILFSNWLSKNYVPVDREQLRDFVKARLKTFCEEEVDVPLILFNDVLEHVLRIDRVFRQPQGHLILIGVSGSGKTTLSRFVAWMNGLKVFQIKVHGKYSAEDFDDDLRDVLRRCGCKGEKICFIMDESNVLDSGFLERMNTLLANAEVPGLFEGDEYAALMTACKEGAQRQNLHLDSPEELYKWFTQQIVKNLHVVFTMNPPEDGLSSKAATSPALFNRCVLNWFGDWSDQALFQVGHELTQSIDLDRSNFECPDTVPVAYRGLQLPPSHRETVVNSMVYIHYSLQRYNEKLFKQQGKVTFLTPRHFLDFVAQYVKLYNEKREDLEEQQRHLNVGLEKLRDTVDKVRDLRVSLAEKKKQLEQKDAEANEKLQRMVADQRLAEQEKTASLEIQAALDKQEVEVASRKKVVLEDLAKAEPAVEEAKASVSNIKRQHLTEVRSMGNPPQGVRLAMDAVCTLLGHRINDWKAVQGIVRKDDFIASILMFDNAKQMTKALRNKMRNDFLSNPEFTFEKVNRASKACGPLVQWVSAQVNYFDILDRVGPLKLEVEELEEKALNTKADAKAVQNKIADLESSINRYKTEYAALISETQSIKAEMSKVQFKVDRSVRLLDSLSSERVRWEEGSKSFEIQISTLVGDVLVAAAFLAYSGLYDQTFRKLMMDDWFHQLHLSGIHYKSPNPVTEYLSTADERLGWQENTLPVDDLCTENAIILKRFNRYPLIIDPSGRVTEFLQRECKDRRLTVTSFLDDTFTKQLESSLRFGNPILIQDAEHLDPILNHVLNKEYQKTGGRVLIQLGKQEIDFSPAFKIYLSTRDPSATFAPDICSRTTFVNFTVTQSSLQTQSLNDVLKSERPDVDERRSNLIKLQGEFKVHLRQLEKRLLQALNESRGNILDDDNVIETLETLKTEAAEISGKMSSTEGVMAEVEEITQQYSIVARSCSAVFAVLEQLHYLNHFYQFSLQYFLDIFHSVLHGNKNLAGQTDHNIRRDVIVKDLFINTFKRTALGLLQKDRVTLGMLLAQASPYKMDKSLIDIILDNSVEGKDLSSDPDERDLAFTQAKKIGVLKEKLDAVPAEDWDKFFTEELAENAVPPIWDDRTEAMDRALLSLLLVKFFRMDRFVPAAERFVNEVFGSGIFDVVEDLKETVTQVSATLPISLVSSPGFDASYKVDNLVERMRVKCTNIAMGSNEGLASADKAISNAAQTGSWVLVKNVHLAPTWLQSLEKRMGSLNPHSDFRLFLSMESSLKIPVNLLRASRVLMYEQPAGVRANMKDSMSSLSTRATKSPVERTRLYLLLSFLHAVVQERLRYAPNLGWRGFWEFNDSDYECSAFIVDTWIDGVAGSRTNIAPQNIPWEMLRYMVTETYGGKIDDEGDFRLLSQLVTSFLTPAAYEVDHKLVDGPDGGLAVPSGTNLQDFNAWIHRLPEREPPTYLGLPANAEKLLLGDLGRSLIGNVRKVTELLDEGEQLVTDV